A genomic window from Dehalococcoidia bacterium includes:
- a CDS encoding ATP-dependent Clp protease ATP-binding subunit, with amino-acid sequence MASRFEKFSERARRVLSLAQEEATQFNHNYIGTEHILLGLIRESEGVAAKVLTNLKADTQKIRSAVEFIIGKGDKPTSGEIGLTPRAKKVIELAVDEARKQGHHYIGTEHLLIGLMREGDGIGSNVLESLDLSLDNIREETQNVLSRSASSAGTSQPSSNTKTKNSTTPTLDEIATDLTERADKGELDPVVGREAELERVVQILSRRRKNNPVLIGEPGVGKTAVIERLAILMQDGDVPETLLGKRLVSMDIGSLVAGTKYRGEFEERLKKIVKELTRSKNCVVFIDEMHTLVGAGAAEGAVDAANILKPALARGDIQVIGATTQDDYRKYVEKDKALERRFQPVTIEEPDGELTINILNGIKEQYEQYHQVTITDDAINSAVNLSDRYITDRNLPDKAIDIIDEAGSRVRIKNSFYPKELRDEKKELDKIRRWKEDAISSQQYEKAAKFRDDELEQATVVEKLEKEYESSKSKEAIQVTEDDISEVVSMWTGIPLKRLDNEDKERLKNIENVLSLDVIGQHDAIESISKSVRRARTGLKDPKRPIGAFLFLGPTGVGKTHLVKRLSEFLFGTEDAMVRFDMSEYRERHSVTRLIGAPPSYVGYEDGGQLTEAVRRKSYCVILLDEIEKAHEEIYNILLQVFEDGRLTDGKGRIVDFKNTIIVMTSNLGSQKIYSEGKLGFASDTSSNSMDHNAFEERVLKEVEDPMNGFRPEFLNRLDDKIVFHPLSSENIYEIVDILMKEVGSRLIEHGLNLSWTAGAKKYLAEEGFDPKMGARPLRRTIQEKVEDRLSDDLLNGKYSAGDTIEIDSSNDGSELKISRKITSIEKTSAKESK; translated from the coding sequence ATGGCCAGTAGATTTGAAAAATTCTCAGAAAGAGCTAGAAGAGTTTTATCACTAGCACAGGAGGAAGCTACTCAATTTAATCATAATTACATAGGAACTGAGCATATATTACTTGGACTTATTAGAGAATCAGAAGGAGTTGCAGCTAAAGTACTAACAAACCTTAAAGCTGATACTCAAAAAATAAGATCTGCAGTTGAATTTATAATTGGAAAAGGTGATAAGCCTACTTCTGGTGAAATAGGCTTAACTCCCAGGGCAAAGAAAGTTATTGAACTAGCTGTTGATGAAGCTAGAAAACAAGGTCATCATTACATTGGAACTGAACATTTGTTGATAGGTTTAATGAGAGAAGGTGATGGTATCGGATCTAATGTCTTAGAAAGTCTTGATTTATCTCTTGATAACATTCGAGAAGAAACTCAGAATGTTCTTTCAAGATCTGCATCAAGCGCTGGAACTTCTCAACCTAGTTCAAATACAAAAACAAAGAATTCTACTACTCCAACTTTAGATGAAATAGCCACTGATTTGACAGAGAGAGCTGATAAAGGTGAGCTTGATCCTGTTGTTGGGAGAGAAGCAGAACTTGAAAGGGTAGTACAAATTCTAAGCAGAAGAAGAAAGAATAACCCAGTCCTCATAGGAGAACCAGGAGTTGGTAAAACTGCTGTAATAGAAAGATTAGCAATTCTTATGCAAGATGGTGATGTACCTGAAACTCTGCTGGGAAAAAGATTAGTTTCAATGGATATTGGTAGTCTTGTTGCGGGTACAAAATATAGAGGTGAATTTGAAGAGAGACTAAAAAAAATAGTTAAAGAACTCACAAGAAGTAAAAATTGTGTTGTTTTTATAGATGAAATGCATACATTAGTAGGCGCTGGAGCAGCAGAGGGTGCTGTTGATGCAGCTAACATACTAAAACCCGCTCTTGCTCGAGGTGATATTCAAGTCATAGGAGCTACTACACAAGATGATTACAGAAAGTACGTTGAAAAAGATAAGGCTCTTGAAAGAAGATTCCAACCTGTAACAATTGAAGAACCGGATGGAGAGTTAACTATCAATATTCTTAATGGAATAAAAGAGCAGTACGAACAATATCATCAAGTGACAATTACAGATGATGCTATAAACTCTGCAGTTAATTTGTCTGATAGGTATATCACTGACAGAAATCTACCTGATAAGGCAATAGATATAATTGATGAAGCTGGGTCTAGAGTAAGAATTAAGAATTCATTCTATCCTAAAGAGCTAAGAGATGAAAAAAAAGAACTAGACAAAATCAGAAGATGGAAAGAGGATGCTATTTCTTCACAACAATATGAAAAGGCTGCTAAATTTAGAGACGATGAGTTAGAACAGGCAACTGTTGTTGAAAAATTAGAAAAAGAATATGAATCATCTAAAAGTAAAGAGGCAATACAAGTAACTGAGGATGATATATCTGAAGTAGTATCAATGTGGACAGGTATACCTCTCAAAAGGCTAGATAATGAGGACAAAGAAAGATTAAAAAATATTGAAAATGTTTTAAGCCTTGATGTAATAGGGCAACATGATGCAATAGAATCTATATCTAAGTCTGTTAGAAGAGCCAGAACAGGTTTAAAGGATCCCAAAAGACCAATTGGTGCTTTTTTATTTTTAGGTCCTACAGGAGTTGGTAAAACTCATCTAGTAAAAAGACTTTCGGAATTTTTGTTTGGTACTGAAGATGCTATGGTCAGATTTGATATGTCTGAATATAGAGAAAGGCATTCTGTAACTAGATTAATAGGTGCACCTCCTAGTTATGTTGGGTATGAAGATGGAGGACAATTAACTGAAGCAGTGAGAAGGAAATCTTATTGTGTAATTTTATTGGATGAGATCGAGAAAGCTCACGAAGAGATATATAATATTTTACTTCAGGTTTTTGAAGATGGAAGACTAACAGATGGTAAAGGAAGAATAGTAGATTTCAAAAACACCATTATTGTAATGACTTCAAATCTAGGCTCTCAGAAAATCTATTCAGAAGGTAAGCTTGGTTTTGCAAGTGATACTTCATCAAACTCTATGGATCACAATGCCTTTGAAGAAAGAGTATTGAAAGAAGTTGAAGACCCAATGAATGGATTTAGACCTGAATTCTTAAATAGACTAGATGATAAGATTGTTTTTCATCCACTCAGTAGTGAAAATATATATGAAATTGTAGATATTTTAATGAAAGAAGTAGGTTCAAGATTGATTGAACATGGTCTAAATCTTAGCTGGACAGCTGGTGCTAAGAAATATTTGGCAGAAGAGGGTTTTGATCCTAAAATGGGTGCCAGGCCTCTAAGAAGGACAATTCAAGAAAAAGTTGAAGATCGCCTATCGGATGATTTATTAAATGGTAAATACAGTGCAGGTGATACTATTGAAATTGATTCTTCCAATGATGGTTCAGAATTAAAAATATCTAGGAAAATAACTAGTATAGAAAAAACATCAGCTAAAGAGTCAAAATAG
- the dapA gene encoding 4-hydroxy-tetrahydrodipicolinate synthase, translating to MKDLGRLITAMVTPFTDNGDVDFERAKEFALALVKTGSDGLLIGGTTGESPSMNEDEKLELFKSVKEAVGDSATVIAGTTDNNTNASVDLSKKAEKLGVDAILLTVPAYNKPTQEGLYQHFAKIANSVSIPGLLYNVPSRTSLNMDADTTLKLAKIDNIVGVKEASSDPDQITNIISDSPENFKVWSGNDNETFSIMSTGGYGVVSVASNIIGNQVKKLMGFILDGQTELAAKEHKRLLLFFNALFWVTNPIPIRHALNRSGFKMGPPRLPMVEAPKDFTDKFDPVMDQYDMDIS from the coding sequence ATGAAAGATTTGGGAAGACTTATTACAGCTATGGTTACACCATTTACTGATAATGGTGATGTTGATTTTGAAAGGGCTAAAGAATTTGCATTAGCTTTAGTTAAGACTGGTTCTGATGGATTACTTATCGGAGGAACTACTGGTGAATCTCCTTCAATGAATGAGGATGAAAAACTTGAATTGTTTAAGTCAGTTAAAGAGGCAGTTGGCGACAGTGCTACAGTAATAGCAGGAACTACAGATAATAACACTAATGCATCTGTAGATTTATCAAAGAAAGCTGAAAAACTAGGAGTTGATGCGATACTTCTAACTGTCCCTGCTTACAATAAACCTACCCAAGAAGGTTTATATCAACATTTTGCTAAGATCGCTAATTCTGTTTCTATTCCTGGTCTATTATATAATGTTCCTAGTCGAACCTCCCTAAATATGGATGCAGACACTACTTTAAAGTTGGCAAAAATAGACAATATTGTAGGAGTTAAGGAAGCATCCTCAGATCCTGATCAGATAACTAATATTATTTCTGATTCCCCTGAAAATTTTAAAGTTTGGAGTGGAAATGATAATGAGACGTTTTCAATTATGTCTACAGGTGGATATGGAGTTGTTAGCGTAGCTTCAAATATAATTGGGAATCAAGTTAAGAAGTTGATGGGGTTTATCCTTGATGGGCAAACTGAGCTTGCTGCAAAAGAGCATAAAAGATTATTATTATTTTTCAATGCCTTATTTTGGGTTACCAACCCAATTCCAATAAGGCATGCTTTGAACAGATCTGGATTTAAGATGGGTCCTCCTAGATTGCCTATGGTTGAAGCTCCAAAAGATTTTACTGATAAATTTGATCCTGTTATGGATCAGTATGATATGGACATTTCTTAA
- a CDS encoding LarC family nickel insertion protein: MSKAYLNLIGGLSGDMLLSSLFDAGLDHKLLHSELKKLNFIDFEFSISKTFRHNIEATHTDVIVKDQKKWTWSDFYHVVNDSNLNKTIKNNVINCFDLLRNAEEEFHKEKNPHLHELGTSDTLVDICGFFIAMDILRIEKLFSSPIPVVPGSIKTSHGSHNTLAPATKNIVEKLNIPMRYMNHSSNIETITPTGISIIGSFAVFRNSVDIRPTKTGSGAGSKTFENFPNVITTIIDEDIRDSLSKDIKALLETNIDDMSPELLGRFVEYSISLGALDTWITPYYGKKNRLGHKLTLLCNIEDTEKFSNLIIDETSSLGVRLSKIDRLEANRKIMLFDSSFGKINIKMKYIDNELHSVKPEFEDINKISKDTGKSLLSISKLIEYEINKEFFS, from the coding sequence ATGTCGAAAGCTTACTTAAATCTTATAGGTGGTCTTAGTGGAGATATGTTGTTGTCTTCATTATTTGATGCAGGCCTAGATCATAAATTGTTACATTCTGAACTAAAGAAATTAAATTTTATAGATTTTGAATTTTCTATTTCTAAAACCTTTAGGCATAATATTGAAGCTACACACACAGATGTAATAGTAAAAGATCAAAAAAAGTGGACTTGGTCAGATTTTTATCATGTAGTTAATGATTCAAATCTAAATAAAACTATTAAGAATAATGTAATAAATTGCTTCGATTTATTAAGAAATGCTGAAGAGGAATTTCATAAAGAAAAAAATCCTCATCTTCATGAACTAGGAACCTCCGATACTCTAGTAGATATATGTGGATTTTTTATAGCAATGGATATCTTAAGAATTGAAAAATTATTTAGCTCTCCTATACCAGTAGTACCCGGCTCAATCAAAACAAGTCATGGTAGCCATAATACACTAGCTCCGGCAACAAAAAATATTGTAGAAAAATTAAATATCCCTATGAGATATATGAATCACTCTTCTAATATTGAAACTATTACACCTACAGGTATTTCAATAATTGGAAGTTTTGCCGTTTTTAGGAATTCTGTTGATATTAGACCTACTAAAACAGGTTCTGGAGCAGGTTCAAAAACTTTTGAAAATTTTCCAAATGTTATTACAACAATAATTGATGAAGATATCAGAGATTCTCTTTCAAAAGATATTAAGGCTTTATTAGAAACTAATATAGATGATATGTCTCCTGAGCTTTTAGGTAGATTTGTTGAGTATAGTATTTCATTAGGCGCTCTCGATACTTGGATTACTCCTTATTATGGTAAAAAAAATAGATTAGGTCATAAATTGACTCTTTTGTGTAATATAGAAGATACAGAAAAATTTTCTAACCTTATTATTGATGAAACTTCCTCTCTAGGAGTTAGGTTATCTAAAATAGATAGACTTGAAGCAAATAGGAAAATAATGCTATTTGATTCTTCTTTCGGTAAAATAAATATCAAAATGAAATATATTGATAATGAATTACATTCTGTAAAACCTGAGTTTGAAGATATAAATAAAATCTCGAAAGATACTGGTAAGTCCTTATTATCAATTAGTAAACTTATAGAATATGAAATAAATAAAGAATTTTTTTCATAA
- a CDS encoding S1 RNA-binding domain-containing protein produces the protein MTNKIEENIANIASDTDLMEELLSTNPPRKPLRRGEIIDGIIMEINDGGLLLNIGHKSEGIVPSREMRSYSKEDYDKLESGSEVVALVINPEDDDGATILSVDKARGERGWRVLEKAKEEDKPVDGIIIGSNRGGAVVQAEDVQGFIPLSQLVGPARELFVPKKENAKDGFIGMKITFKIFELNRRRNRAIFSEKAVLQQERAIKKKELIETLQVGNILKGRIVGVSTFGAFVDIGGADGLIHISELSWDPVTSPADVVTVGSEMDVYVVKIDKENLKIALSLKRLTPEPWEIIKDQLIVGEKIDASVTKITTFGAFVRTDHGVEGLLHVSEISHEEITSVEEIEKLVSVGQKLNLTIVNVDTERKRLGLSIISSGKPKSTENEESPSEISQEETTSEGIDSNNLDETSNLE, from the coding sequence TTGACCAATAAAATAGAAGAAAATATAGCCAATATAGCCTCTGACACAGATTTAATGGAGGAATTGCTATCTACTAATCCTCCACGAAAACCTCTTAGGAGAGGTGAAATAATTGACGGAATAATAATGGAGATTAATGATGGAGGTCTCCTACTCAATATAGGTCACAAATCAGAAGGTATTGTTCCCTCAAGAGAGATGAGGTCTTATTCTAAAGAAGATTATGATAAATTAGAATCTGGTTCAGAAGTTGTAGCATTGGTAATAAATCCCGAAGATGATGACGGTGCAACAATATTGTCTGTTGATAAAGCTCGTGGAGAGAGAGGATGGAGAGTTTTAGAAAAGGCTAAAGAGGAAGATAAACCTGTTGATGGTATTATTATTGGATCTAATAGAGGCGGAGCAGTAGTTCAGGCAGAGGATGTTCAAGGTTTTATACCTCTATCACAATTAGTTGGTCCTGCAAGAGAACTCTTTGTTCCTAAAAAAGAAAACGCCAAAGATGGTTTTATAGGTATGAAAATTACCTTTAAAATATTTGAATTAAATAGAAGAAGAAACAGAGCAATTTTTTCTGAGAAAGCTGTTTTACAACAAGAAAGAGCAATCAAAAAGAAGGAATTGATAGAAACACTTCAAGTTGGGAATATATTGAAAGGTAGAATTGTTGGAGTTTCTACTTTTGGTGCGTTTGTTGATATTGGTGGCGCTGATGGACTTATTCATATATCAGAACTTTCTTGGGATCCAGTAACATCACCAGCTGATGTTGTTACTGTTGGGTCAGAAATGGATGTATACGTTGTTAAGATTGACAAAGAAAATCTAAAAATAGCACTAAGTTTGAAAAGGCTTACTCCCGAACCTTGGGAAATCATAAAAGATCAATTAATCGTAGGTGAAAAAATAGATGCGTCTGTAACAAAAATTACGACATTTGGAGCTTTTGTAAGAACAGATCATGGAGTTGAAGGCCTTCTGCATGTTTCAGAAATTTCACACGAAGAAATAACGTCTGTTGAAGAAATTGAAAAACTTGTCAGTGTGGGTCAAAAATTAAATCTAACAATTGTAAATGTTGATACTGAGAGAAAGAGACTTGGTCTAAGTATTATTTCTTCTGGTAAACCTAAAAGTACAGAGAATGAAGAATCTCCCTCTGAGATCTCTCAAGAAGAAACGACGTCTGAGGGAATTGATTCAAATAATCTAGATGAAACTTCTAATTTAGAGTAA
- a CDS encoding aspartate-semialdehyde dehydrogenase produces the protein MTNLSEINIGIVGATGAVGVEALKLLEKNNHPKDKISLFASERSTGKLVDYSNDKIQILETHEDNLKKIDVALISVSSEVSENLAPIIVSNGGIVIDDGSAFRMKPEVPLVVPEINEKDLDFHKGIISIPNCTTTPMVMAIDALNKICKVNKVIVSTYQAVSGTGKEAVNELKNQLSGNTATKVYDFKIAGNVFPHVDDFLEDGFTKEEHKMINESKKILHDPSLEIIPTCVRVPVKIGHSESLCISIDRDLSLEDINSCLSNYSGIKILDHSTDLPYPMPLYSEGKEEVFVGRIRKSPNNSREINLWLSCDNLLKGAALNALQILESMIKRDLIKIN, from the coding sequence TTGACTAATTTAAGCGAAATAAATATAGGAATTGTTGGAGCTACTGGAGCTGTAGGCGTAGAAGCCCTGAAACTTTTAGAAAAAAATAATCATCCCAAAGACAAGATATCGCTTTTTGCATCTGAAAGGTCTACAGGGAAATTAGTTGACTATAGTAATGATAAAATTCAAATTCTTGAAACTCATGAAGATAATCTTAAAAAAATTGATGTTGCATTAATATCTGTAAGTAGTGAAGTTAGCGAAAATCTTGCACCAATAATAGTTAGTAATGGCGGGATAGTAATAGATGATGGATCAGCATTTCGAATGAAACCTGAGGTCCCTCTTGTTGTGCCAGAAATTAATGAGAAAGATTTAGATTTTCACAAAGGAATTATTTCTATACCCAATTGTACAACTACACCGATGGTTATGGCTATTGATGCATTAAATAAAATTTGTAAAGTAAATAAAGTTATAGTTTCAACTTATCAAGCAGTATCTGGTACAGGTAAAGAAGCTGTCAATGAACTAAAAAATCAATTATCAGGAAATACAGCAACGAAAGTTTATGACTTTAAAATTGCTGGTAATGTTTTCCCTCATGTTGATGATTTTTTAGAAGATGGTTTTACAAAAGAAGAGCATAAAATGATTAATGAATCAAAGAAAATATTGCACGATCCATCTCTTGAAATAATCCCAACATGTGTCAGAGTACCAGTCAAAATTGGACATTCTGAATCTCTATGTATTTCTATTGATAGGGACTTAAGTCTTGAGGATATAAATTCTTGTCTAAGCAATTATTCGGGAATAAAGATATTGGATCATAGTACTGATTTGCCTTATCCTATGCCACTTTACAGTGAAGGTAAAGAAGAAGTTTTTGTAGGAAGAATTAGAAAAAGTCCAAATAATAGTAGAGAAATCAATTTATGGTTAAGTTGCGATAATTTATTAAAAGGGGCAGCCTTGAACGCTCTACAAATTCTTGAATCAATGATAAAAAGAGACTTAATTAAGATCAATTAG
- a CDS encoding adenylosuccinate synthase — protein MLGGTMIITIVGGQWGDEGKGKIIDHIAEKADVIARYSGGNNAGHTIENKLGKFALHLVPCGVGWDGTKNLIGSGTVIDPDVLIKELELINKNNLPGEIFISEKAHVIMPYHIKLDQAEEEYRGNEAVGTTRRGIGPAYSDKISRNGIRIGDLKNIENLQSKISKNLNIKNKILKEIYGKDEISEEYILKKIVEWNQKLSKYIANTEQILYENIDKNKFILFEGAQGALLDIDHGTYPFVTSSNSISGGSLTGLGIGAKNIDNVLGVFKAFTTRVGEGPFPTEIFGNDAETIREIAGEFGTTTGRPRRIGWFDAVAAKYSVQINGLDGMVITKLDILDKFEKIKICTHYEYEGEVLSYFPTDEKILNNIKPIYKEFEGWDESTFDVSSYEALNSKAKAFLKNLEEIVGIPIVYISTGPSREATIPIKES, from the coding sequence ATGCTCGGGGGAACAATGATTATAACTATAGTTGGTGGCCAATGGGGTGATGAAGGCAAAGGTAAAATTATTGATCATATAGCTGAAAAGGCTGATGTTATTGCTAGATACTCAGGTGGAAATAATGCAGGTCATACTATTGAAAATAAACTAGGTAAATTTGCCTTACATCTTGTACCTTGTGGTGTTGGGTGGGATGGTACAAAAAACTTGATTGGTTCTGGGACAGTAATTGACCCTGATGTCTTAATTAAAGAATTAGAATTAATAAATAAAAATAATCTTCCTGGCGAAATATTTATAAGTGAAAAGGCACATGTAATTATGCCATATCACATAAAGCTTGATCAAGCTGAAGAAGAATATAGAGGGAATGAAGCTGTTGGGACAACTCGAAGAGGTATTGGACCAGCTTACTCAGATAAGATTTCAAGAAATGGGATAAGGATAGGTGATCTTAAAAATATAGAAAATTTACAATCTAAAATCTCTAAAAATCTAAATATTAAAAACAAGATTTTGAAAGAAATTTATGGCAAAGATGAAATTTCTGAGGAATATATACTTAAAAAAATTGTAGAGTGGAATCAAAAGTTATCAAAATATATTGCTAACACAGAACAAATTCTTTACGAAAATATTGATAAAAATAAATTCATTCTTTTTGAAGGAGCTCAAGGTGCACTTCTAGACATAGATCATGGTACTTATCCATTCGTTACATCTTCTAATTCAATATCTGGTGGCTCCTTAACGGGTTTGGGAATAGGAGCTAAAAATATAGATAATGTTTTGGGTGTATTTAAGGCTTTTACAACAAGAGTTGGAGAGGGACCTTTTCCAACTGAAATATTTGGTAATGATGCAGAAACAATCAGAGAAATTGCTGGTGAATTTGGAACAACCACAGGAAGACCAAGAAGAATTGGTTGGTTTGATGCAGTGGCTGCTAAATATTCGGTTCAAATTAATGGATTAGATGGAATGGTAATAACTAAATTAGATATTCTTGATAAATTTGAAAAAATTAAAATTTGTACACACTATGAATATGAAGGAGAAGTTCTTTCATATTTTCCAACGGATGAAAAGATTCTTAATAATATAAAGCCAATCTACAAAGAATTTGAAGGTTGGGATGAATCAACTTTTGATGTTAGTTCATACGAGGCATTGAATTCTAAAGCAAAAGCTTTTCTCAAAAATCTTGAAGAAATAGTTGGTATACCAATAGTATATATTTCTACAGGGCCAAGCAGAGAAGCTACTATCCCTATAAAAGAATCATAA
- a CDS encoding 2-phospho-L-lactate transferase CofD family protein — MILDSKKVVVFFGGGTGLSRILKSANKAKKENQNFVSIVSTFDNGGSSGKLRDLYDIPAIGDIRKVLSSCVSDQIHNLLEYRFDSKSFEPHTIGNLILLSCIKQNMSIQDAIDNYREIFQIKQLVYASSEIPSDLTIESNEITISGEVNINNFVDKNNKIIDIRLKKRDVPANKKALKSLSTSSMIIFSPGDFYTSLIASILPKGYIEKISNLRNNSIWFANCNLTQKTLFDQIKFFRNKMKGFLPKKIIHDSPSDLDIKFSKEFPEVKFVYKDLQSSEIGKHDLLKSEAFFRTIL, encoded by the coding sequence ATGATCCTAGATAGTAAAAAGGTGGTAGTTTTTTTTGGTGGAGGCACAGGTTTATCAAGAATTCTAAAATCAGCAAATAAAGCAAAAAAAGAAAATCAAAATTTTGTTTCAATTGTATCTACTTTTGATAATGGTGGATCCTCTGGAAAACTAAGAGATTTATATGATATCCCTGCTATTGGAGATATTAGAAAAGTTTTATCAAGTTGTGTATCAGACCAAATTCATAATCTTTTAGAATATAGGTTTGATTCAAAATCCTTTGAACCTCATACTATTGGAAACTTAATTTTACTCTCCTGCATAAAGCAAAATATGTCTATTCAGGATGCCATTGATAATTACAGAGAGATTTTTCAGATAAAACAATTAGTTTACGCTTCATCAGAAATTCCAAGTGATTTAACAATTGAATCAAATGAAATAACTATATCTGGAGAAGTTAATATCAATAATTTTGTTGATAAGAATAATAAAATTATTGATATCAGACTTAAGAAAAGAGATGTTCCTGCGAATAAAAAGGCCTTAAAGAGTTTATCTACTTCGAGTATGATCATTTTTTCTCCAGGAGATTTTTATACTAGCCTTATTGCATCTATATTACCGAAGGGCTACATTGAAAAAATTTCAAACTTAAGAAATAATTCTATTTGGTTTGCAAATTGTAATTTAACTCAGAAAACTTTATTTGATCAGATAAAGTTTTTTAGAAATAAAATGAAGGGTTTTTTACCTAAAAAAATTATTCATGACTCTCCAAGTGACTTAGATATAAAATTTTCAAAAGAATTTCCTGAAGTAAAATTTGTATATAAGGATCTTCAAAGTTCAGAAATTGGAAAGCATGATTTGTTAAAATCAGAAGCCTTTTTTAGGACAATTTTATGA
- the dapB gene encoding 4-hydroxy-tetrahydrodipicolinate reductase, with the protein MIKVSVNGALGRMGLTVCQAVLADSKTELIESLDINSNNDNTLNSKPIYNDLSKFLSEIKPDVIVDFTNRESFLNLCELAIPKGIRIVSGSTGLLDEDYKKIKKLCSENNIGVLSASNFAIGAVLMMELASIAGKYFDYADLIESHHENKIDAPSGTAISIAEAASSKKDQKYKQNIAEKQTIKNTRGGDLQGVQIHSARMPGRVARHELVFGGLGQTFTMIHDSIDRNSFMPGVILGVKEILSHKDFLIGLDKIMGI; encoded by the coding sequence ATGATTAAAGTAAGTGTAAATGGAGCATTAGGAAGAATGGGTTTGACTGTGTGCCAAGCAGTTTTAGCTGATTCAAAAACAGAGCTTATTGAATCTTTAGATATAAATTCAAATAATGATAATACTCTAAATTCTAAACCTATATATAATGATTTATCGAAATTTTTATCTGAGATAAAACCAGATGTTATAGTTGATTTTACTAACCGTGAAAGTTTTTTGAACCTATGTGAACTAGCAATACCTAAAGGAATAAGAATAGTTAGTGGTTCAACAGGATTATTAGATGAGGACTATAAAAAAATAAAAAAACTATGTTCGGAAAATAATATAGGAGTTCTTAGTGCTTCAAATTTTGCTATTGGAGCAGTTCTAATGATGGAATTAGCAAGTATTGCTGGTAAATATTTTGATTATGCCGACTTAATTGAAAGCCACCATGAAAACAAGATAGATGCTCCATCGGGAACAGCTATTTCAATAGCAGAAGCAGCATCTTCAAAAAAAGATCAAAAATATAAACAAAATATTGCAGAAAAACAAACTATAAAAAATACAAGAGGTGGAGACCTTCAGGGGGTTCAGATTCATTCGGCTAGAATGCCAGGAAGAGTTGCTAGGCATGAATTAGTCTTTGGAGGATTAGGTCAAACTTTTACAATGATTCACGATTCCATAGATAGAAATTCATTTATGCCAGGTGTTATTTTAGGGGTTAAAGAAATTTTAAGCCATAAAGATTTTTTAATTGGTTTAGATAAAATAATGGGGATCTAA